The stretch of DNA ATTCCCGGCTGGCACTGGAGTCTTCCATCCGCATCATGAAAGAATCCGGAGCACATGCCGTGAAGCTGGAAGGCGGTGCCGAAGTGCAGGAGTCTGTAATCAGAATTTTATCTGCCGGTATTCCGGTAATGGGACATCTGGGGCTCACCCCTCAGTCCATTTATAAATTTGGCACCTATGAAGTGCGGGCTAAAGCAAAGGAAGAAGCCGAACGCCTTATCTCTGATGCCGTGCTGCTGGAGAAGCTGGGCTGCTTTGCCATTGTGCTGGAAAAAATACCTGCCACGTTGGGGGCTCAGATTGCAGGCATGCTTAAAATACCCGTTATTGGCATTGGTGCCGGCAATGGAGTAGACGGCCAGGTACTCGTTCTGCATGATATGCTGGGTATTACCAAAGAATTTCAGCCGCGTTTTCTGAGACGGTATCTCAATCTGTTTGAAGATATCAAAGGGGCTGTAGAACATTATGTGCATGACGTGAAAACCGGTGAATTTCCAAATGAAAAGGAACAATATTAATCCAACTGTTTGTGCTCAAAAGTGAATCGGGTAATCAAAGTGTTTGTCTTTTTCGTGCTACCGACATGTATGCCTGCAGCCGGTTGGACACAGCAGCCTTTTGACGTGCTGCACTATGCCATACATTTGAACCTGACAAACCTGAGCGCACGTACTCTAAGCGGGAAAACCACCGTAACAATCCGATCTGCTCAGCAGCCGCTTCAGCAGGTCAGTTTGAGTTTGCTCAGCCTGCAGGTTGATTCGGTGAGGGTGGGTAATCAGTCGGCTCCTTTTACCAATGACGATACGCTTATCCTGATTTCTTTGCCTCAGCCGGTCATTGCCGGTGACTCTGCTGAAATCACTATATGGTATCATGGACAGCCGGTAACCGATGCCTCCTGGGGCGGATTTTATTTTACAGGAAATTACGCCTTCAACATAGGAGTGGGCTTTGATTCGGAGCCCCATAACTTCGGCCGGGTATGGTTTCCCTGTATAGATAATTTCACCGATAAAGCTACCTATGATATACAAGTCACAACTGCACCCGGATATAAAGCATATTGCAGCGGTGTCCTTCAAGATGCCATCACCCATCCGGATCAAACTATAACCTGGCACTGGGCAATGCGCCAACCCATCCCCACCTATCTAGCTTCGGTTGCTGTGTCTCCATACACAGAATTGACGGATACTTACTTCAGCAGGCGGGGAGATTCGGTTCCGGTGATTTTGGCAGCCCAACCTGCTGATACGTCTAAGTTGCGCAGTTCCTTTATTCACCTGCGGGCTGCCTTTGATGCTTTTGAGGCCTGCTTTGGCCCCTACCGGTTTGATCGCGTGGGCTTTGTTGTAGTTCCTTTTTCCGGAGGAGCGATGGAGCACGCTACCAATATTGCCTATCCCCGCTTCGCCATTACCGGCAATCTGAACTACGAAACACTCATGGCGCATGAGTTCAGCCACCACTGGTGGGGCAACCTCGTTACCTGTACCTCAGCAGAAGACATGTGGCTCAACGAGGGCTGGGCGGTATATGCAGAACATATTTTTCTTGAAAAAACCTACGGGAAACCTGCCTATCAGAAAGCCGTACGCAGCAATCACCGGGAAGTACTTCAGTATGCGCATATTCGGGATAACGGCTATCGTGCCGTATCAGGAGTGCCGCATGCCTACACCTACGGCTCCACAGTGTATAAAAAAGGAGCTGATGTAGCCCATACGTTACGGGGTTATCTGGGTGATAGTCTTTTTTTCAACTGTCTCACTGCCTTTCTGGATTCCTTTCAGTTTGGTAATGCAAGCAGCTATGATTTCCGGGATTTTCTCAGTCAATGCTCTGGTGTGCATCTGCAAACGTTTTTTGATAACTGGGTTTTCCATCCCGGCTTTCCGCATTTTTCCATTGATTCGCTCAGCGTACAGCAAACCGCTTCAGGCTGTGAGGCTTTTGTGTGGATACGGCAACGACTTAAAGAGGCTCCTGTTTTTTATACTTCCGTGCCCCTTGAACTCACTTTCTTCAGCTCATCGCTGGATTCCGTTACACAAAAAATTATTTTTCCGGGAGGTGATTGCGTATATTTTCAGTTTCATCTTGACTTCTATCCTGCTTTTGTAGCTCTGGATCTGCATGAAAAAATCAGCGATGCGATTACAGACAAATACCTGCACATAACCGATCCAGGCAGTTATGACTTTGAAGAGGCGCTTATGACCGTTTATGTGTCAGAAGTTCCGACAGAAGCCATATTGCGCATTGAACATAACTGGATAGCACCCGACCCCGGGAAGACTTCTGTTGCCGGTTTGCATATTTCCTCAGAACGTTACTGGAAAATTGATGGGGTCATTCCGGCCGGTTTCACCGCAGATGCCGTTGTGCAGTATGACGGAGCAACCCTAGGCAGTACTGATTACGGGCTTATCACCAATTCTGAAGACAGTCTGGTAGTGCTGTACAGGGCAAAGCCGGGCATGGAATGGATGATCCACCCGGCATACAGCATAAACACACAGGGGAGCTCCACCAATAAAAAAGGGCAGATCACCATTAACCAGATTGCTCAGGGAGAATATGCTCTCGCTATACGTGACTTTTCCCGACAGCCAACAGATACCGCAGCACCACCAGCACCCTGTGTTTTTGCTGGTATAAACCTTAACGGCAAGCATTCTGCAGAGCTGGATTTTGAAATAACTCCTAATCCGGTAAATGATTCTTTTCTGATCACTTTCAGCAACCCACTCAAACAGCCTATGACATTTTCCCTGATTAGCTTGTATGGCGCACGCCTGCAAACGGGTGTGGCAGAAGCCGGCACCAGCCAGATAGCCTTGTCAGCATCCGGCCTATATGGTGGAACATATTTATGGATTGCACACAACGGAAACACCTTTGTCGCCAAAAAACTTATTGTAATACATTAAAACTTTATTTAAAGCTATGAACAAGATCTGCGTTATCGGAGGTGGGACAATGGGCAATGGGATTACCCATGTTTTTGCACAAAACGGTTTTCAGGTATCTCTTGTGGATGTTTCTCAGCAAGCCCTGGATAAAGCTCTGGCAACCATCCGTAGAAATCTGGATCGCATGGTTGCCAAAGGCACTCTCACAGAGGAGAAAAAAACCGCAACATTGACCAGCATCTCTGTAACCACCCGGCTGGAAGAAGGTGCCAAGGATGCAGAACTCGTTATAGAAGCTGTTTCAGAAAATACAGAATTGAAACTTTCTCTTTTCCGTAAGCTGGACGCCCTGTGTTCCCCGGATACTATTCTGGCATCCAATACATCATCCATTTCCATAACCCGTATTGCTGCAGCAACACAGCGTCCGGAGAAGGTCATTGGCATGCACTTTATGAATCCTGTTCCTATCATGAAACTGGTGGAAGTAATCTGTGGCTACGGTACCGCTAAGTCAACCAAGGAGGCCATCCTGCAGATGTGTATGGCAATCGGTAAAACCCCCGTTGTGGTGCAGGATTATCCCGGCTTTGTGTCCAATCGTATTCTCATGCCCATGATTAATGAAGCCATCATTACTCTGCATGAGGGCGTTGCAGGAGTAGCTGAAATTGATACCGTGATGAAACTGGGCATGGCGCATCCCATGGGGCCGCTTCAGTTAGCCGACTTTATCGGGTTGGATGTGTGCTTAGCCATCCTGCGGGTATTGCATGAGGGTCTGGGTAATCCTAAATATGCTCCCTGTCCGCTCCTGGTGAACATGGTAACATCAGGAAATCTTGGAGTCAAAACCGGAGAAGGTTTTTATAACTATAATACTAATACAATAGCTCCTACAAAAGAGCTGCAAGTGTCTGAACGCTTCAGAAACTATCCATACTGATTACCTGGCAATGACCAGCCTGCCGGCAGACAGCACACCGGCGGTATGGAGCGAATAACTGTATAAACCCTCTGGTAAATGTGAGAGGGTTATTTTCAGATTTCCCTGAGCAGAGGTAAAGGTATCGGTATAAACCATTTTGCCCTGCAAATCAAAGATGCGGAGGGTGACGAAAGGCACGTTGCGGTTCACTTTCACGAAAATCACATCGCCAGCCGGATTAGGCGAAAGCAGCATATCCCCGGAATTTACGGCATCCGGCACGCCTGTGGCCGTAGTGACCGTAAACGAAGCTAATCCGATATCCCGCAGCAGGTAGGTGGCTGAGCCACAGACTGCCGGGGCGTTGGATGTGTTCAGCATAGCCCGGATTACATAGTTTCCCGGAGGAAGCTGCCCGATGGCAAAAGTATCGGTGGAGGTGCAGCCGCCAGAGCCGGATTGATAGCAATAAAATGCATTTAGAATGATTGTATCGTTCTGTATGGTCTTCAGGTATGATTCCCGTGAACAAGGACCGCCGGGGAATTCAGTCGTCACGGAGGCAATGATAAAATCATTTGCCGCAGGCGTTGCAGGCTGCACTTCAATAGAGCTCACTGCTACCGTCTGGGCATGTGTTCCGGCAACAACTGCCAGCATTGAAATACACCACATAAAATAATGCTTCATGTTACAGGCTATTTTTTAAGGAGTCAAAAAAAATTTCTTTCTCAAGCCAAAGAACAATCTTTATAATTTAGCCGACAAATAAAAATGTCCACATCCAAATACAGCGCCCGAGGGGTATCGGCTCAAAAAGAAGACGTCCACCAGGCTATCAGGGATTCAGACCGGGGCATCTTCCCCGGTGCCTTCTGCAGAATATTACCCGATTATGCAGGAGGTGATCCTGCTTACTGCAACATTCTCCATGCCGACACTGCCGGCACCAAGTCTGTTCTGGCTTACCTCTACTGGAAGGAAACCGGAGACCTCTCCGTGTGGAAAGGCATTGTACAAGACGCCCTGGTAATGAATACCGATGACATGGTTTGCTGCGGAGCAATCGGCAAAATCGTGGTCAGCAGCACGATCGGACGCAATAAACTGCTTATACCGGGAGAAGTAGTAAAACATCTTATTCAGGCGGTAAACGAACTTGCCGGCAAGTGGGCTTCCTGGGGTATGGAAATCTATCCGGCTGGTGGTGAAACTGCTGACATAGGAGATGTGATTCGCACAGTTGACGTGGGCTTTACGGCCTTCACACGGATGCTCCGAGAGAAGGTGTTACAGATACAAATCCGCCCCGGTGATGTCATCGTGGGTCTGGCATCCAGTGGGCAGACATCTTACGAAGAGGAATATAACAGCGGTATCGGCTGCAACGGTCTGACCTCGGCCCGCCATGATGTGCTATCGCATGTATATGCCGAAAACTATCCGGAAACCTACGACCCGCAAATCAGCCCGTCACTGGTTTACTGCGGAAGCCGAAAGCTCACCGACATAGACCCCGTATACCGGCATTTCTGTGGGTAAGTTGCTGCTATCTCCCACCCGCACTTATTTCCCGGTTATCAAAAAGATTTTTGAAAATAAAATACCGCTGCATGGCATCATTCATTGCACCGGAGGAGGACAAACCAAAGTAATGAAATTTGCCAACAACGTACGTATCATTAAAGACAACCTTTTCCCTCTTCCACCCGTGTTCAGGCTGATACGGAAAGAATCAAGTGCTGCGCTGAAGGAAATGTTTGAAGTGTATAACATGGGGCACCGTATGGAAATTTACTGTGATCCTGCAGTAGCTCCCGCCCTTATGGGAATAGCCAGCTCCTTTAACATGGATGCACGCATTATCGGCCGCGTGGAGAGCGCAGAGGGTAAGGAGCTGATAATACACAATGCAGGAGAACAGCTCAGATACTGTTTTTAAAATTTTGTTCATCCGGGAAGCCTCCGGTTATTGATTATTTTTTAATTTTCGCAGCACAAAAACTTTAAAACATGAAAAAATTACATCTTGCACCTGGAGCGCTTCTTTTGTTATCCCTACCCCTGTTACCGGGCTGTCAAAACTGTGACGAACAGGTAAAAGCAGCCCAGACTGCCTGTGAAAGCAGAATCACAACTGTAAGGGATTCTATCAATGGTATCTGGCAAACACGAATGGATTCGGTGAAAGGAGCTTATGAAGCCCAGATCACGGGATTACAGACTCAAATTGAAGAATTACAAGCCTCTGCTCAGGCTAAAACCTCCACCCCCACCAAGAAGCCGGCAACCACATCTGCGCCCGCTCCCAAAAAGGAGGAGACACCCTCTAAAGTAACCAAAGGAGGGCAAAATCCTACGGGCACAAGTGGTGCCACCGAAGGTGAACAGAAACCTAAGGTTACGAAAGGCGGCCAGCCCAGATAAAAGCTGCTACTAAATAATCTATCAGGTTTCAGTACTATTCTGAAAAGCTGCCTCTTGCGGGGCAGCTTTTTGTTTTATACAGAGCGTACGCTTTCCTTAAGCCGCGGGCTTATGCATAGAGTCGGTTATTGCAAAGTGGCAGCAAATCCAAAAGCCGCTTCAAATTACAACCTGAAGCGGCTTTTGGATGACTTAGCTTTGGCTTTTCTTTAAAAAAGAATCACTGCTTGAAAAAAGAATCACTGCTTGGTGTATGTACCCGTGCAGGTTTCGGAGCTTCCACTCAAAGTGTAAGAATACGTAATAGTAATTGCGGTATTTGTTGCATTCATACTTCCGGAACCACTGTTTATCACCAGATCCCCACCGCAGAATGACTGGTTGGCAACTATTGTAATGTCTTTTCCATTTACAGTGGCCTCAACCACTATTGCCGTACCTGCACAATCAAAACCTCCAAAACCAGTGATTAAAATTTTATTTATGGTGGTATTAGATGCATCAATGCTGGTTGGCCAATCTGTTATACTGCCGGACGGGCAATTTTCATTTAACTTGTAAGTGCCCACAAACTTATCCACCATTTTTATTTCACAAGTTGTGCCTTCATAGCCGGGAGCACAGATGCAGTCTCCGTCAACGCACGTACCAGCGTTTAGACAGGTAACATCCTTGCAGGCATCTTCCTCGCAAGCATTAAAAAACATAATAGCCGAAATGGCGAGGACGCTTAAAATAAGTTTTCTCACATTCATAATAAAAGGGTTTTAGGTTTTACTTTTTTGTGTTTGCCAAAATTATATGAATTTGTCTGTATTTTATAATGCCTCACCGGAATTTAATTATTTGCCGGAACGGGTTCCTGACTGATTAAAATCCCGAACAAGGGGCAGCAACACATCAAGCTTGTCGGCAATTATAAAGTCACAGCCGGCTTTAAGTGCGCGTTGCATGAATTTCTTTCGCCCCCCCATCCAGAGCGCATTGATAAAAACCTGCTTCCCTCTGCGATGTATCTCGTGCACGTAAAACTCAGAAAAAGCCCCCCACCCTACACTGACAATCTGGGGGTCAATTTCGTGGAGCAACACTTCCAGTCCGGTTTCAGCTGTTCGGGACGTGGGACGCAGCAACAAACGGCCGGAAAGTTTTTTCACCTGCCGCAAAACGTCCCAGCTTCCGGATAGAAAAGTCACATTGCTGTCAGCCAGATAGCCTTCTTCCTCCAGCAGGCGAACCAATGCTGCCACATCACCCGCTTTAAAATCTATGTCCGGGAGCACCTTACCCTTTATAGCCCGTAGTACTTCCCGAAGCGTAGGTACAGACTCACCGGCAAATTCGGAACTAAACCACGACCCTGCATCCAGCTTTTTTATTTCTTCCAGGGTGAGATCAGCCACGCGGCCCTTCCCATCCGTTGTCCGTCTGACCGAGGCATCATGCATCAGCACAAAATGACCGTCTTTAGTCTGTCGTACATCCATCTCTACATAATCCACTCCCATTTCTGCGGCTTTCAGAAAAGCAGCCAGGGTATTTTCCGGGGCAACCTTACTTGCTCCCCGATGCGCAACGGTTCTCACAGGCCGGCCCGCTTCAGCCTGACTCCACAGTTGGGCTGCGGGCACACACGTCAAAAGAACGCCCGCTGCAGGTAAAAACAGGGTGGCTACTAAGGCTCTAATTATCCGTATAAAACTCATTTCTATGAAAATGCTCATTGAGAAAACCCATTATGGCATTATAAACCGTATCCAGTTCTTCATCAGTAATACAGTAAGGAGGCATAAGATAAATAGTATTTCCCAGCGGACGAATAAGAATACCCTGTTCCATGAAGAAGTAATAGATGCGATCCCGCATTGGGTTAAGATAGGATGTACCTTCCGGGCTTTTTAAATCAAAAGCCAGAATGGTCCCTGTCGTACGAACATGCTCAGCCAACGGATGCCGGGCCAGCTGAGCACTAAAAACGCTGTGTTTATGGCTTATGCGTTTGAGGTTTTTGTTGAATGACGGTTCTGCACACAAATCCAGACTCGCTCCGGCTGCTGCACAGGCCAGTGGATTAGCAGTATAGGAATGACCATGAAAAAAAGTATGGGACTTATCGCTGCTACGAAAAGCGTGGAATATTTTTTCACTGCAGGCAGTTAAACCGAGAGGCATGAACCCTCCGGTAATTCCTTTTGAGAGGCAGATCAAATCCGGTTTTTGCTGCAGACGCTGGATAGCAAAAAGCGTTCCCGTCCGGCCAAAACCGGTCATCACCTCATCAGCGATGGTAACAATATCATTTTGTCTGCACAGCAACAGCATGTTGTCCAGCGGTTCAGCATCATACATCAGCATGCCTCCGGCTCCCAAAACCAGCGGTTCAAAGATAAAGGCAGCAAGAGTGTCCCGGTGGTGCTTTATTTCGTATTCCAGCTGTGCCAGCGCATCCGATTCCTTTCCCGGCAGAGGTGGGTCTATACGCCTGACTTCAAAAAGCAGAGGGTCAAAAGGGCGGGTAAAAATGCTCCGGCTGCTTGCGGCCATCGCTCCGAAGGTATCTCCGTGATACGCATGCTGAAAGGCAAGAATACGTGTTTTCTTCACACCCTGATTATACCAATACTGCAGCGCCATTTTCAGAGCTACCTCCACAGCGGTAGACCCATCATCGGAAAAAAACACTCTGCTGAATTCTCCGGGCAACAGCTCTAGTATGCGCTCGGCCAGCGTAATGGCTGGCTCATGGGTAAACCCGGCAAAGATAACCTGCTCAAGAGTATGCAACTGAGCAGCTATCTTTCCGGCAATATAAGGATGCGCATGACCATGGATATTGACCCACCAGGAAGAGATAACATCCAGATATTTTTTACCGTTTTCATCATACAACCACGCACCTTTTCCTTTTACAATGGCTATAGGACCTGCTGATTGAGCGCTTATAGGTGTATAAGGATGCCAGATACACTTTTGATCGCGTTGCGTGAGGCTTTCAGTCATCCCTTCAATGATTAGCAATGCAGTAAAGATAAAAGCTAAAAAATAAGCAGTGCAGCCGAATAGACGATGCCACCGGCTATCATGATTAAAAAAGAATAAGGTAGAATATCTTTTGCATCCAGTCCGGTGATACCCAGTAGCGGCAGTGCCCAGAAAGGTTGTATCATGTTGGTAAGCTGGTCGCCATATGCAAGGGCCATAATGTTTTTAGGTACAGAAGAACCTAACTCCAGGGCGGTCTGCACAACCAGAGGACCCTGCACGGCCCACTGTCCTCCCCCGCTGGGTACAAACAGATTTACTACAGCAGCACTCATAAATGTGAATAGCGGCAATGTGGTGCTGCCCGCCAGTTGTGCCAACCAATCACTGAAAGTTGCTATAAGGCCGGAATATTTCATTATGCCCATAATGCCGGCATAAAGCGGAAACTGAATAATGATGCCTGATGCCCCACCCACAGCCTCATCAATAGCCCTGAGGTAGCGGGAGAAATTACCGTGCAACAGAATGCCGATACCCAGGAGCAAAAAATTGATATAATTCAGGTTAATAAATGAAAATACCGATACACCCCTGGAAATAAAGGCCTTGTAAACAGCAGCGGACAATATCAAAGCTGCAAACAAATAAGCCAACAGACGGGAGGAATCCAAGCGGGAAGCCGCTTCCGACACTGAAGCGGGCTGCTGTGACGGAAAAGCAGACGGAGGTAACCAGCCAGCAGGATGCTCCGCCCTGTGCCGGATGTTGCTGCCAACAATAAATAACAATGCAGGTACGAGGAGTAAAAGCACGCTGTTGACGGTAATATTCATAGCGGACAGAAGTGTGAGGTCTATGGGAATAATACCGGTTTGTGCCACAAGGAAGTGATTAGGTTCTGCCACCTTCAGAGGCGCGGAGCCGGAGAAGCCGCCATGCCATACCATCATGCCTGCATAGCCAGCTGCGCCCAGCAACGGGTAGTTGACCCTAATACCTGTAGCCGAAGCTTTTTCCGCTACTTTCCTTGCCAGGATAGCTCCGAAAATCAAACCCAGCCCCCAGTTGATTAAAGCCACTGCCATGGATGCCAGCGCAACAATCGCTGCTGCCTGTGCCGCACCTCTACACTGACGGGCAATTGCGTGGATAAAACCCGATACAGCCGGGGTGAGTGCCAGAGCATGTCCAAGCACAAGAATAAGCACCATCTGCATAGCAAATTCCAGCAGTTCCCAAAACCCTTGCTCCCACCACTGCAGCAATGCAGGAAAAGAGAACTGCTGCTGGTGCGATTGACCAGCAGGCGGAATATGATACTTTCCGGCAAGCGCCTCATATTCTTCCTGGCTTAATGCCTTTTTTACTCCTCCGAGAATAATCTCATAACGGGGCACGGGTGCAGGAGGCTCAGGACGAATAATACATACCATGATAGCCGTAAACAGCGTGAGCAAAACGGCAATCGTAAAGGGAGAAGGCACCCCTCTACGCATCAATGCTATAAGAACCTCTAAAAATTTCACGAACTGAAGCTAATAAAAAGATGCTTTGAGCAAGCCCCGTTTTGCGCAGAAAAAAAATTAGTCCTTAAATATTTTAACCTCATAAACATGACCCCCGCTGTCTTACAGCAACATCTATAGAGAACAGAAGCCTAAGCGTATTCATTGAAACATGCAATTGTTATATTTGCAGCCCGAAGGCGAGGTAGCTCAGTCGGTAAGAGCGCAGGATTCATAACCCTGAGGTCGAGGGTTCAACTCCCTCCCTCGCTACAAGCGGATTTAGCCATATTCTGAGATGCGGTCTGCTTCCCGATTTTTCCATCAGTTAAAAGAAGCCGGCAAAACGAATACAAAAAAATTTCTGCTCATAAGTTTCAGATTTCCCCAATAGAAAAAAATCTTAAATAGCACACAGGGTGCATCAAGACATGGCATGTGCTTTTATAACAGCCAGCCTTGGAACTTCTATCAAATTATATTCAGTACGATTTCAGAAGTTTTACGTCAAAGCGTTAAGAGTGCAGGTGGATCTCGCACCAGAATTAGAGGAGGCTATTTGCAGCTCAACTGCCGGGTTAGTCGGTTAGTCTGCTAAACCACTTTTATTATGCCTTCGGAAAATATTCCGAACAACAAATCATGCACATCCCCAGGCCTGGCGCAAGCGTCCGTTTAAACCAGTATTAGAAGTCATATGAATTCAAAAACTTTTGAACAGTTTTCCTGTGTGACGTTGCTGGCTATTTTCAACTACAATCCAATATATCCCTTGTTTCCAGCCGGCAAGGTCAAGTGTTGCCAGTTTGGTAAGAGGCGCGATTGCTTTGAAATAAATCAATTGCCCATCAAGACTGAATATCCTGATTGAAACTGGCGCATTGTTACTAAGAGAAGCCACATCAACAATGATCTGATTGCTGGCAGGGTTTGGGAATATTTTCAGACTGTTGGCGGCCGGCTCCAGATCGGGCAGATCGCTGGTAAGACTCGTGTCAACGGCCCAGGCATAATCAATGGTAATAGAGTCAACAATTATTTTGGAATAATAAACAGATTTCAAATTGGCGGTATCCACATACCATGCTTCTTCAAAATAAGATTGGCTGATCACATCCGCAAAATTGCTGAAACTGCCATACATGGATGAATCACCGACTACAATAGCCCAGGCCTGGGCATCCGGCCCGGCGCAGGCAATCACTCCGTTGATCAGGCCGGGGCATCCAAGCCTGACGGCAACAAAGGCGTTGCCCTGTCTTCCGAGCAGCCAGAGTCCGTCAACGAGGGTCTCATCAAAGTCAGCGGCATTCCAGTGCAGCGCCACTTCCGGATTATCCAAGCCAAAGAAGTCCAGCGCCTTTTCGTAACGATACATAATCAGCGCCACATTTTTTTCCTGCTTTACATACGGAAGATGGTCATTCGCCCTGATTGAAGGGCGATCCGTCCAAACCGGCTTTACCGTTCCTGAAGCGGTCATTACTGCTGTGGTGCCAATGGCAGCTACGCAGGGGAATTGCTGATAGCCCGCCTTGCCTTTCCAAAAATCCTGAACCGATGACAATGTAACCGAATGGCTTTTGAAGATTGCAATATCCTGTCCGGAGATGACTGAGCTTTTCGAAATAGAACTGGCTAACTCGGCTATCAGTGGAGCCTGGGCAGGAGGTATGCCGGAGAACCGAACAAATTCAGTAAAATCAACATGATTCCACAGATTGGAATCCACAATAAGATTTACCGACTCCAACGCCACCTGGGGATGAAAATAAGCCCCAGCACTCCACTGAAAAATGATCCGGTCAAGCGTGGTTTGCGATTGATGGATGACTAATGCTGTCAAGGCTATGCCCGATGGAATAAACGGTGTCAAGCACCGGAGACCAGGAGGCAATAATGCTGTCAACCGGAATGGAAGAACTCGCCAAAAAACCTCCGGAATGTGATGCGCCAACCGGAGGCTGACCCAGACCGGTGAGCAGGTAAACCAAATGATGATGATTCTGATGATAGGGATCCTCATATTTCGAGTAATAATTCCTTCCTGCTACCGGATAGAAAACCCCTTTGTCGTTTACCGGCATGAGCAGGTCTTTGAGTAAACGGATAGCCGCCTGCGTGGCGAGATTTTTGACTTCAGTATCCTGGGCAAAATCAGTCAGATTAAGTAATCCGCTGAGCGTATAAGGGGCGTAAGTGGAGGAGAAAAATTCATAAAATCCGTAGTGAATCTTCAATCTTAAATAATGTCTCAACCGGCTGCTGAGCGATGAATCCATTGGCCAGCCGTAGCGCTCATGCAGCAGCCAGTGTGACGACATCCACATGATCATATGATTTTCCGACCAATATACTCTCAGCTTATCGCCTTTGGTAAGCCAAAAAGGTACAGAGGCCAACACCGGCAATATCTGAGCGTCATAAGTGCCGTTGGTGAAAAACAGTATCCTGATGAGTTTGACGATGTCAAAATCGGAAGTGC from Chitinophagales bacterium encodes:
- the panB gene encoding 3-methyl-2-oxobutanoate hydroxymethyltransferase, whose product is MPEKKKSNGKQPKRITTHVLRSMKDSGEKIAMLTAYDYSLARIVDAAGIDIILVGDSASNVMAGHETTLPITLDQMIYHASSVVRAVKRALVVVDLPFGSYQGNSRLALESSIRIMKESGAHAVKLEGGAEVQESVIRILSAGIPVMGHLGLTPQSIYKFGTYEVRAKAKEEAERLISDAVLLEKLGCFAIVLEKIPATLGAQIAGMLKIPVIGIGAGNGVDGQVLVLHDMLGITKEFQPRFLRRYLNLFEDIKGAVEHYVHDVKTGEFPNEKEQY
- a CDS encoding 3-hydroxybutyryl-CoA dehydrogenase, which gives rise to MNKICVIGGGTMGNGITHVFAQNGFQVSLVDVSQQALDKALATIRRNLDRMVAKGTLTEEKKTATLTSISVTTRLEEGAKDAELVIEAVSENTELKLSLFRKLDALCSPDTILASNTSSISITRIAAATQRPEKVIGMHFMNPVPIMKLVEVICGYGTAKSTKEAILQMCMAIGKTPVVVQDYPGFVSNRILMPMINEAIITLHEGVAGVAEIDTVMKLGMAHPMGPLQLADFIGLDVCLAILRVLHEGLGNPKYAPCPLLVNMVTSGNLGVKTGEGFYNYNTNTIAPTKELQVSERFRNYPY
- a CDS encoding hypothetical protein (possible pseudo, frameshifted), which codes for MSTSKYSARGVSAQKEDVHQAIRDSDRGIFPGAFCRILPDYAGGDPAYCNILHADTAGTKSVLAYLYWKETGDLSVWKGIVQDALVMNTDDMVCCGAIGKIVVSSTIGRNKLLIPGEVVKHLIQAVNELAGKWASWGMEIYPAGGETADIGDVIRTVDVGFTAFTRMLREKVLQIQIRPGDVIVGLASSGQTSYEEEYNSGIGCNGLTSARHDVLSHVYAENYPETYDPQISPSLVYCGSRKLTDIDPVYRHFCG
- a CDS encoding hypothetical protein (possible pseudo, frameshifted), whose translation is MLLSPTRTYFPVIKKIFENKIPLHGIIHCTGGGQTKVMKFANNVRIIKDNLFPLPPVFRLIRKESSAALKEMFEVYNMGHRMEIYCDPAVAPALMGIASSFNMDARIIGRVESAEGKELIIHNAGEQLRYCF
- the bioA gene encoding adenosylmethionine--8-amino-7-oxononanoate aminotransferase BioA → MTESLTQRDQKCIWHPYTPISAQSAGPIAIVKGKGAWLYDENGKKYLDVISSWWVNIHGHAHPYIAGKIAAQLHTLEQVIFAGFTHEPAITLAERILELLPGEFSRVFFSDDGSTAVEVALKMALQYWYNQGVKKTRILAFQHAYHGDTFGAMAASSRSIFTRPFDPLLFEVRRIDPPLPGKESDALAQLEYEIKHHRDTLAAFIFEPLVLGAGGMLMYDAEPLDNMLLLCRQNDIVTIADEVMTGFGRTGTLFAIQRLQQKPDLICLSKGITGGFMPLGLTACSEKIFHAFRSSDKSHTFFHGHSYTANPLACAAAGASLDLCAEPSFNKNLKRISHKHSVFSAQLARHPLAEHVRTTGTILAFDLKSPEGTSYLNPMRDRIYYFFMEQGILIRPLGNTIYLMPPYCITDEELDTVYNAIMGFLNEHFHRNEFYTDN
- the atoE gene encoding short-chain fatty acids transporter, encoding MRRGVPSPFTIAVLLTLFTAIMVCIIRPEPPAPVPRYEIILGGVKKALSQEEYEALAGKYHIPPAGQSHQQQFSFPALLQWWEQGFWELLEFAMQMVLILVLGHALALTPAVSGFIHAIARQCRGAAQAAAIVALASMAVALINWGLGLIFGAILARKVAEKASATGIRVNYPLLGAAGYAGMMVWHGGFSGSAPLKVAEPNHFLVAQTGIIPIDLTLLSAMNITVNSVLLLLVPALLFIVGSNIRHRAEHPAGWLPPSAFPSQQPASVSEAASRLDSSRLLAYLFAALILSAAVYKAFISRGVSVFSFINLNYINFLLLGIGILLHGNFSRYLRAIDEAVGGASGIIIQFPLYAGIMGIMKYSGLIATFSDWLAQLAGSTTLPLFTFMSAAVVNLFVPSGGGQWAVQGPLVVQTALELGSSVPKNIMALAYGDQLTNMIQPFWALPLLGITGLDAKDILPYSFLIMIAGGIVYSAALLIF